GGAAGAATCCAAGGCACTTACAATAAATTGAATGTAAGTGCAGGAAGTGGTAGATGTGTAGAAGGAAACATAATGTTGTGAACACAGCAGAGAAAATTCCAGGTCCCAAGGACTGAGGCAGAAAACACACCTTTCAAGACCAAGAGATGTCACATCCAAATGTGAAAATAAGATTTGGACACACAAGTCCCCCATTAGTATTAGTGAATAGAAATTTTAGCtcctggaaaagaaagaaaaaaacattaaaataaaaatgagagccCATACCATGACAAGTTGACTATACTTCAATTGTTCCATAACAATTTTAGCAGCAAAAAGACTTGAAGGGCTTAAAAGTTAAAGGATATACAATAGGATAGATAGTGAATGTAGGAATAAAACAATTAGACAAGTGagataaaaatgacttttaaaactaaagattatcaaagaattttaaaagtagaatataaaattttttaCCATATGATATTCTTGCccatgaaatattatttagtaGCTATAAATAGCACTAAAATACTATagctataaataataaatatatatatttagtagctataaaaaataaagcaactgAATGGCAACAAACATATTTTTGAAAGTGCATTCTTACAAAAGATATTAATAATAAACATGATCACTAAGGTTAATACACCTTGAGGTCACTTAAGATAGTGCATAGTATAGTCTGTGCACTCAGCTTGCTATTTAATCTATCCTTTaagaacaatgaaataaaaaacttgCTTGCCTTGGATTTTTGATGTAATCGGCCTTTGTTAACAGATTACGAGTAACATTAATTCCAAATTATATATGTTCTACAATCCTGTTCTAATATAATTCAATTCCTAATAAATGCAAGAAACAGAGTtagacagaaagcaaacaaataaagttTATATCTACAAGTGTTCAAGATGCATAAacatatttcttatatttattaatCCTTTTATTACTGAGGTCAGTTGGGTTTCGTTGGATTCATTGATATAATTCCTTGTAAAATTCATTCAAATAACCTATGTAACAAAAGTGAACTATTGCAAATGATTTCAGAACACTGGTTTGATGATCTCAATTTGTGAGAAAATATTCCCAAAAATAATCATGTCTGGAACCTTCATGTCTACTTACATGAATGTAATCCTAAGGGATACAGAGAAGGATAGTCATGACCAAAATTATTTCCCCTATTTTTCACCTGGCCATAGGATCTCAGATGCAAAGCCCCAGGCCAGAGAGTGGTTCAGAATCCTCCAGAGGCAAACAGTGAACTGAAAAGTAAATGCTGTGAGAAGTGTATGTGTTCTATAATAATAACCGGAGAAATAAAAAGTGACACGTGGATGTGTTCATGAAAATTTGATATGTGAGATTCTGCCCACATGATGCTTCATGCTGCATTTTGCTCAAGAAACTACCTTGATGACATGGCAAAGATGTTCTCTTTGATTGTTGTCTTCTTGGTTCTGAAGCTTTCCTTACTTTTTTGCTATTTGAGCGACCCCAGGTGCttttggagaaaaaaagacagagaaaattatCTAGGAGATAAAGAGActgattgtttcttttccatttatacAAAGCATGGTTATGTGAAGAATGATTACTTCAGTGAGAATCTAGACAAACAGTAAGTGTATGTTTCATTTATGCATAAATGCACATTAAGCATTCCAATTAGGGTGAGGGATAGATAAATCCTATGTGACTACTAACTATCCAGTTTCTAGGacaaaactaaaatttattttatgtttcatggCTGGTCATTTCCCTAATTATGGTAGTTTATGGTGAAACTTGTTTATTGTCATTTATGAATCACAATCCAGTTAGATGCTGAATGCGTGAATCACAATATTGACCTTGCTCTTAGAGAGATTCCCTTTATATCACAATTTTCATCTTATGGCACCATGTGATGCTAGTATATGCTGCCTTGTTTGTGGCTAATTGTCTGAGACAtctaggggtccaggttagttgaagcTGATGGTCTTTCTAAGAGGAGGGttgcccttctcttcagcttctaaAAGCCTTTTTCCAATTCAAGCACAGGGATCCCCaaattcagtccaatggttgggcagtagtatctgcatctgtctcagttagctgcttATTGGGtttctcaaaggacagccatgctatcAGTAATATTGTCAGTCCTTACAACCTTCCTTGAAAGAGATCCCAATTTTGTGAGGTTACTGAATCTCCATTTCCTTAgtcttttctctgtatttgtcactgcagttctttcagactgaaatatttttgagtcagagtttttgattgtgggatggcaacaacATCCACCCACATTaagccctgtctttctactggaggtggactctactaGTTCCACTTTTGGACATTTCATCTCAGGACCTTGTATCATTTTAAGTTATGATTAGGTATGGTCTTTGAATAcatgatctctccaatacttttaacatgggAGGTATCAtgttttgtcaaatgcctttacATTatctgagatgatcatgtaaattttttagtttgttttatggTAGATTACATTAATGAATTTTTCATATAGTGAACACACCTTAAATTCCTgggatactttttaaattaactcTCCTAAAATACTAATTAGTATTAGGCCTGTATCATAtgatacttatttttcttttgatgcatatacacagagaaatttaaaataactcaGCAAACAATTCAAATGGCTGTCTTAGAACAatgcagacattttttttttcatattttcctccCACAATTACCCTACCTTGAAGTACCTTTATAAAAGAAGTATATTACCTATTTGTGGATATCATAAAATGCATTATCATCATATTAAATCCCTTCCTATAATTCTTCCAGATTTATGCATTCCCTCAGGCTACTATGTGaaatcttttataaaagaaatcaatcaATGTCCTTTGCACTGCAGATATGCTCTTATATTTATGGAACTCTTTCTTATTCATCATTTTATCTCATTTGGCATCTATCCATTGCCTATATTAATCtttgttttaatcatattctATCCACAGACAGATATGGTGTTTGTTATgtctcatatgtgtatgtaatgaATTTATATGGGATAAGAGGCTAATTAATAGAGAATTcaagttttaaaattcaaaatgtcacTTCACTTTCATTCTTAGAAGTAGAAGACATTGTGGTGCATTGAATAGGAAATATTCATCAGATAAACTACAGTCTTTCCACATATTAAAGAGAAATACGAGAATTGTTTAGTAGACCAAGCAGATTAGAAATTATGGCATCATTGATGatggcaaaacaaaaccaacaatatttttcaaaaatgtaaagcattaaatattttatatagaaacCATTGACTATAAAATGAGTATATAATAAATGTTAATGTAAATTAAATTGTatgatttgaaaaaattaaatatgaatgtAATTATAGATGATTTGATTTAGGTggttattttttccatttaagttttatagatatatataatttataatccATATGTTTAAAGTGTgaatgcaatgtgtgtgtgtatatatatggggtgtctgtgtgggtgagtgtgtgtgtgtgtgtgtgcatgtgtatgtgtgtgtgtccaacacCACAGTCAAGCTTAAAATACTTAGAAGATTTTGTGGAACTCCTGAATGCTGTGTCTTCAACTCATCTTTTTATCAATTCATACCTACCATATTCCAAAATCTACTTTCTGTTTAAGACTTGtagatttgaatttttaatataataaaaattatatgcctTGTGCCCGATTATGCTTTGTCCTAATCATACTATCTTCAAGTCCATCTCAATTGAGAGCATAAATCCAATTTATATTTCCAtcattgtttatataaaatatactatcaGTACAATATACTCAAATTGCAAATTTACCTCCCTCACCTTGTGAAACATCATTTACTAATTACCTCCCATATGATCCAACATCATTACCTTCACCCATTATAAACTTATCATATAAAGAGTGGTAAtaaaataggataaaacaaaagtttcagattataaaaattattcaatCAGAAAAGGCACCCAtgccaacaaaataaaaaagcaagagaaacatacttgcatataaatagaaaaacagacaTATGCATCTTTACAAGCGAGAAGcccataaaaggaaaaatttggAAGCTATAACATAAACACAAAAAACTATAAACTACAAAAGTTAATCTCCTGAAAAATATGTGACAAAGACTTTCCAAAATGTATCGTGTGTTATTCATGTCCTTGTCATTCAGCAGTCCCTTGAACCTGTATCACCATAAATTTTTTGTATCCCCTTTAAGGAAAAAAACTTTAGAGTTGAGATTTCTTTACAGTTATAGGCATAGATgcatttttattcttctccatGAAACCATATAGTGGGGCCAGTACTATTATTCAAGGAAGTTTCTTTACTCTAGTGAAATATTCTGGACATTGctattcaaaaaaaaattcatgtgtcCAAAGGTGTGTATTTATTTCCAAGTCTTAAGTTTCATTCTATTAATCAACCTCTACCCCCATTAAGCCAATTTTATTAATAGAGGTATGGAGTACAAAGTGAGATCAGATATGTTGATAGTccatttttggggggtggggtttcaagacagggattttctgtgtagccctggctgtcctggaactcactttgtagaccaggctggcctcgaacttcgaaatccacctgcctctgcctcccaagtgctgggattaaaggcgtgtaccaccactgcccagctgatacTCCATTATTTAGGATTGTCCtagctattatttttttaattctaaactGTAGTTTGTGAAGAAAAGTTGATATTTCTTGACATATAAGTGTTCATACTTCAGCAGTTGAAGTGGATTAGAGAACTCAATATTCAAAGTGCATATCTCTCTCCAGAACAGAATGgcaatagatttaaaaaatattacacaaTTTTAGGTAtttctgaatgaaagaaaaaaatccaagaaatagGAAATAATACTAGAATAGGAGTTATTAAGGAATAAGTATTTGTAAATAATAGAGAACATAAACCTGTTAAGTCAATTCAGTTCCAGCTTCAGAGCACAAGTTATGCtcagttaaataaatatttactgtagTCAGAAAGCATTTCAGAAGATACAaatgagggaaaaacaaaaaactcatgtAAACCACACTGAATTATATATAACTGTTAAATAAGATTATTAGACTCTTTAAAAAGGTATCAAAGCAAATATATACGGTTAAatcatatttaataaaagaaagaagttacagtaaatatattagaaatagaACATAACTGGACAAATCTAAATCAAATAGAACCCAAGGCCAGTTATGCAATAGACAGAGATTGTAGAGAAAAAATGAATTTGTACAACCTAAGAGTACATGTGAAATTAGAGTAACACAATCCAAGCCAAAGGAGTGGTTGTACTTATAACCAATGTTATATCACTCAATTTTGGATAGcctcaaatataaaaatcaaaagaggtGAACTGTGTAAAATAAACAAGTGTAAAAATTATTGAGGCATTTGCATTGCCTATGAATTCTTTAGCCTATTGCAATTGTTGACACGGAAATATTTGGCTACCTATTTTTCATTCCAGTATGAAGGGTCATGACTTTTTAGTTCTGAtcttgtgaaaaacaaacaaacaaacaaacaaacaaaaacattctagATAGAAGATAATTCTATTTCCCTTCCACACATGTTCGGTATTAGAGTTATATGATAAAGTCATGGGCAGATTCAATATTGTTGGCTCAGAACTTCTTCTTATTCATAGATGAAATATAGATATTTCACCACGTTCAAGAAAAACAAGATGGAAATGTAGAAAATTTCAAAATCGATAGAACCCTCATaatataaaattgttattttaaaaactttattaaaatatcaaaagataAAAAGGTACATAGTGTCTAATTTCATAACACAGTTAAAGAAGAGGACAAAAGAAGCAGataactgggctggagagatgacacagtggttaagagcactgactcctgagttcaattccacatggtggcaaccacatggtggctcataacaatCTGTAATTCAGGCTATTGCCCtctcctgttgtgtctgaaaaaaagcaatggtggtgtactcatatgcataaaataaataagtattaaaaaaagagaagataaCAGAAAACTATGTAAATGcttaataaatgtatatgttttagataaaagacttcaaaacaaaagtataaagTTCAAttaatcaaattttaaaactttaagattGTTAAATTATTTTGCAGATCTCACATATGAATACATCACAATAATGAACTGTATCAACGTGTAAAAGGGTCACAAAaatctaagaaatattttcttaacaaactttgagttttatttaaaattaccaCAGTGAGAACCCATATCCTCCATGATTGGTTTGCTCTCTTTTCAGAGTTACACGTAAGACCATCCACTTGATTTCCTCTGTTTATTTTGCCATTGAAGAAATTAATAGGAACATTCATATTTTACCCAACATTTCCCTGTTAGTTAAAATTGAATGTAACCTAATTGAGGATAATGTGGAAAGAGTTTGGTccttgaaaaaaaaggaaattattccTAATTACTACTGTAAAAATCAGAGAAGATATTTAATTGTACTTACGGGGCCTATATGGATAACATCTTACACACTTGGACCATTTCTGTACTTCTCTAGAACTCCAGAGGTAAGTCAGGGAGGGTTACATGTATTGAAATACTATCTTACCACCATATGGATTTCTGAATACCAAGGCTGATTAAAAGACAGAGAATTCATTTATATCTAGATACTTTCTTTGGCAAACACAACATCTTTATGACAGTTGGGCAAGAGAGAAAGCATAATGTGAAAGGTTTTACCAGAATACTTTGTTTATCTCTACTTGTATAGCAATTCACAAGAAGTTGGAtatgattttaataataataagaatcCACACTTTCTCACACTTCTAGCATGTGTTCTAGCACACTAAGATCTATGCATAGACTGAGCTTTATGCATTCCATTTCTTCATAGTGATGCTTCTGGTCAATATCTTTCAGCTTTACTTTGGTTATTTTCATCTCCTTCTAAGTGACCAGGAACAGTTTCCACATCTCTACCAGATGACTCCCAAGGACACATCTCTACCATTAGGCATGGTGTCCCTAGCAATTCACTTCAGATGGAACTGGATAGGAGTGATCATTACAGATGATGACCATGGAATTCAATTCCTTTCTGAATTGAGAACAGGAATGGAAAGAAACACTGTCTGCTTAGCATTTGTCACTATTATCACATATGATAAGATGTTATACTTTAAAATGATTCATAGATATTATCACCAAATTATAATGTCATCAGCAAAAGTTGTCATTGTCTATGGGGATAAAGAATCTCCTCTACAACTTAACTTCATGCTTTGGAAATCTAAAAACATTCAGAGACTTTGGGTCAGTGTGTCACAATTTGATATGATCACAATGATGGGAGATTTCATGCTTAATTCCATTCATGGGACTCTTATTTTTTCACATCAACAGTCTGAGATGTCTGGTTTTAAACAATTTATGCAGACAGTGCACCCATCTAACTACAGTAATGATATTTCCTTGGCTAAACTGTGGTGGACTTATTTTAAGTGTTCATTGCCACCACCTGATTGTAAAACACTGAAGAATTGTCCAAACAAAACCCTATTTCAATGGTTTTTTGAGCCACCTCTTGGAATGTCTATGAGTGAAACATGTTACAACTTATACAATTCTGTGTATGCTGTTGCCCACTCAATTCATGAGATACTTCTACAACATGTAGACACATGCTCAGAGAATGATGGAAAGGTACTGGAATTTAACTCCTGGAAGGTAATAATTATTACACTGAATTGCATATATTATCATAGAAATGACATTCCTAATGGAAATCATAAAGTCAAAATCCTTGTAAATAGGTAACCTTTATCCTAAATACATGTACTTCTAGACTCTTCAAATCCGAAAGAGGCATATCATGTTAGTGTCATAATTTATGTTACAGCCAACTATGGCATCCAAGTCAGCATTTCACAATCTAAGTCATGAAATTTTctctgatattttaaaagtacatgaaTGTCATGACTTTATATCTGAATTTTTCTCATACAATTagtaaatgaaattaagaaaattacttgtcttttatgataaaaatgaTTGTAATTAATATAATGAATAGAGCTCAATCAATTTCAAGTACTTTTTCCATGTTTTGAACAACTGAGTATTTATGTTCCCTATCTCATGATCAAGTAACACtattggcagaaaaaaaatggataatttaTCACTATACTccaaatataaaattcatttgtgCATGTGTTACAGCATCAAATACAGTGAGAAAACAGTATTTGTAAAGCACAGtgaatctttaaaattttgtgaaataaatattactttttcaGTACTGAATACTTCTGATAAAGGTAGATTTTAGGAGTAGATAATAGATATCTGTGATATTACAAACTTTTTAATTTCTATACTAATGGCTATGCATAGTTTAAACTAAAATGCAAATATGTTTTAGATGTTCTCTTTTGTGAAGAACATACAATTTGTAAATCCTGCTGGAGACCTAGTGAACATGAACCAGAATAGAAAACTGGATACAGAGTATGACATTTACTACATCACAGATTTTCTAAAACACGAaggacttaaaatgaaaataggaagatTTTCTGGTCATTTTCCAAATGGTCAACAACTGTTTATGTCTGATGAAATGATAGAGTGGGCTACAGATATCAAGCAAgtaatttagttttaattttaatgctTTACATGAAGAAAAACTACCTCTAATCTTGtctacttttgttttgttatggagtaatatttctttttttttaccatttcctCATTTGTTGACTTCCAGCATccaaattctctctccctctcccacatctctctctctctctgtctatttgATTTGCCACTTACTCTTTCATAAGtgtttcataatataaaaatccccatatattcataaaaattgtattaataaaatacaaaacaatgtaATTTTGCTTTATACCATGATATGGTGTACAAAGGGAAGTCTTTCAGtggcattttcttgttttcttgttccttgtttctcttatttctgcAATGTTTGACACATAAGTTTTACTGTTTATTTCTATGATGTATCTGATCTTCTTCAGACTCTAGCCTCCATATGTAGTGTGCCTTGCAGACCAGGtctcagaaaatactttcagGAGGGAAAGGCTGTCTGCTGTTTTGATTGTTACCCCTGCccagaaaatgaaatttccaacATGACAGGTGAGGCTATGTTttctcaaaatgaataaaattgcttATATCTCTCATATGCACATACTTTTCAAAAGACCTTTGTGGATAGGAAAagatgagcatgggagatgttcccatcttctgatactttattcactttctttcttcagagactttaagttcttattATATAagtctttctcttgcttggttagtgcattattttatattttgtgtgtgtgtcataaatGGTATTGTTGCCATAATTTCTTCTCTGCCCAAATGGTTTATTGAAAATGTGACTCCTTTTTGAGGTAATTTTCTACCCATCTTCTTTGCTGAATGTGTTTTTCTGCTGCATTACTTCTCTGGTCGAATTTGTGGAGTCCTTTATGATATCATTTGTGAATAGCTATACTTTGACTTATTCCATTCTTATTTGTATCATCTTCATCTCCTTTTATCATACTGTTCTGCTAGATATACAAGTACTAAGTTGAAGAGATACAAAAAGATTCAGAACCCTTGTCTCATCACTAATTTTAGTGGAGTTGCTTTAGTTGAATTCTCAAAACACAACTCACAATAATTTGTGAGTTGAGAATTTTGGATCTTAATGGAAAttggcctgaaattctctctctctctctctctctctctctctctctctctctctctctctctctctctctctctctctctctttaccctCCAGTTTTTATTCCCCACCCTAGTCCACCCAcccagttccacatcccatacctcctcccaaaCCATCTGTCCCCACAACAATGTACCCGCCCCCCACCTCCAACTCCCCAaaacctctaaactccttgaggcctccagtctcaagggttaggtacatcatttCTGATTGAACATgaacctggcagtcctctgctgtatatgtgttgggagcctgatagcagttggtgtatgctgcctgtttggtggatcagtgtttgatagatctctggggtccagatgaattgagactgttggtcctcctaaaGGGTCGCACTCCTCCTcggcttctttctgcctttccttaaTCCAACCATgggggtcagcagcttctctcTAATGGTTGGgtccaaatatctgcatctgattctttcagctgcttgttgggtcttctggagtagGGTTAttctaggtcttttttttttttcctcactctatagcctcagttaattgtcaggctttgggacctccaCTTTAGGTGGAtccaactttgggcctgtcaATGGGCCTTCTTTTTAGGCTCCTGTCCATTTCTATCCTTGTAgctctttcagacagaaacaattatggttCAGAGTTTTGACTGGGATGGCAACCCCTCTCCCTCATTTAATGCCCTTtattcctgttggaggtgggctttataaatTTCCTCTCCCTAGTGTTGTTCATTTCATCGAAAGTctgtccctttgagtcctgagagacttcacctcccaagtctctggtgcattttgaaGGGTCCactcaacctcctacctcccaaggttgcctgtttcaattttttttctttttttttttgctggccctcagggcttcagtccttttcagACCCTCAATAaaagatcaggttcccctctacctcACTACCCATTCACTTTTCCTCccatatctctctctccttccccaattctgatttctttttttttttccctccaaaatgGGACAGTGAGTTTTTATGCAGTTTAGTCACCCAGGATATTATGGCTTCATAAAAGTAACTTCTCAGTGTTGcttttgtttcaattttgtggaacacactgaggagtattgatatttactttatattgAATGTCTTGTACAATTCTGTGCTAAAACAGTCTGGACCTGGGCTTTCCTTTGTTAAGTGatatcttatatttctttaggggttaaaGGACTGTTTAAGTAGTCTACTGATCTTCATTTAACTTTAGGAAGTGGTGTCTATATAGGAAATTATCAATTTCATATAGATTTTCCTATTTTGTGTAGTACAGGCTTTTGGAGTAAgacattgattttttaaaatccctCAATTTCTAttgagcagcccagatgaaacagaGATAGCAGTAGGTAATAATTCAGGGTTTTGGATAGGAAAATAAATTCTATCACTATGGATGGTAGACAGCTGGTCAGACCTTGTGatgattaaggcatattaaaaatataaaggttgtgtgtgttttttatcctggaactcaataatAAAAGTTGGAGTACAAACATCTGGCTAGgatttaaatactttttacaaCAGAAGCTGCCATTGTAATTCTTTTGCAAGACTAGGGGAGGCCCTGAGAATAGAAAGAATGGGAATAATCTACAGAGAGCCTACCTGGTCTTGTGGATGCGTGTGGCCTGTAAAGGAGCAGTGGTAGTCACTCTTGAAgattgaaagtaaaaaaaaaaaaattataatgcttgattatgttgttattgttgttgccaACCCTCAGTCCCCCTGCCACAaatcctcatcccattcctctttgCCCTTACCTCTTAGATGATGCttctttcccaccccaccccccaaaaccaGGGCATCAGAACAAGCTGTGTATGCtgctggttggtggctcagtctctggcatATCCCTGGAATCTTGATTAGTTTAGCCTG
The genomic region above belongs to Mus caroli unplaced genomic scaffold, CAROLI_EIJ_v1.1 scaffold_14155_U1_1, whole genome shotgun sequence and contains:
- the LOC110288511 gene encoding vomeronasal type-2 receptor 116-like; amino-acid sequence: MAKMFSLIVVFLVLKLSLLFCYLSDPRCFWRKKDRENYLGDKETDCFFSIYTKHGYVKNDYFSENLDKQVTRKTIHLISSVYFAIEEINRNIHILPNISLLVKIECNLIEDNVERVWSLKKKEIIPNYYCKNQRRYLIVLTGPIWITSYTLGPFLYFSRTPELYFGYFHLLLSDQEQFPHLYQMTPKDTSLPLGMVSLAIHFRWNWIGVIITDDDHGIQFLSELRTGMERNTVCLAFVTIITYDKMLYFKMIHRYYHQIIMSSAKVVIVYGDKESPLQLNFMLWKSKNIQRLWVSVSQFDMITMMGDFMLNSIHGTLIFSHQQSEMSGFKQFMQTVHPSNYSNDISLAKLWWTYFKCSLPPPDCKTLKNCPNKTLFQWFFEPPLGMSMSETCYNLYNSVYAVAHSIHEILLQHVDTCSENDGKVLEFNSWKMFSFVKNIQFVNPAGDLVNMNQNRKLDTEYDIYYITDFLKHEGLKMKIGRFSGHFPNGQQLFMSDEMIEWATDIKQTLASICSVPCRPGLRKYFQEGKAVCCFDCYPCPENEISNMTDMNQCVKCPEDEYANTNQTNCFKKVVTFLAYEDPLGMTLAVLAVCFSVLTSVVLCVFLKHRDTPIVKANNETLSYVLLTSLIFCFICSLLYIGYPNMVSCILQQTTFAIVFTVAASSVLAKTITVVLAFKITVPGRRLRWLLLSGAPNYIIPICTMIQMILCGIWLGTSPPFVDADLHMVHGHIIIVCNKGSVIAFYCVLGYMGFLALSSFTVAFLARNLPDTFNEAKLLTFSMLVFCSVWITFLPVYHSTKGKAMVAVEVFCILASSAGMLVCIFLPKCYIILLRPQINSFHDFRKTHVKVININ